One window of the Pyrus communis chromosome 17, drPyrComm1.1, whole genome shotgun sequence genome contains the following:
- the LOC137723507 gene encoding shikimate O-hydroxycinnamoyltransferase-like, whose translation MAEKVMKVSVRNSMMVKPVEEMPRRAVWLSNLDLVRRVNHTPSVYFYKPDQNCRSNFFDPAVLKHALSKALVLFYPLAGRLKQNGGRLEIDCNAEGVLFVVAETTSVDLDYLGDFAPTDEFSNLIPSVDSSVGLSSYPLLVLQVTHFKCGGVAVGVGIPHCVADGVSGFHFINTWSEMARGNLDDLTNIPPHIDRTLLRAQDPPQPNVEYQPFGTLKKPLCSTKDGNVESTTVSMFRLTRDQLNILKAKSKEDGNTVNYSTYEILAGHVWRCASKARELPVDEKTNLHVVVEGRSRLQPPLPLGFFGNVIVTATIISTVGDLQSKPTWYASSCIRNAISQINGNYFRSAIDFLELQPDLSALVVGADSLRSPNLGITSWVRLPSYDADFGWGRPIFVGPCGIPFEGKAFVLGSATNDGSLSVAICLQSKHMKSFSKLFYDI comes from the exons atGGCGGAGAAGGTCATGAAGGTGAGCGTGAGGAATTCAATGATGGTGAAGCCGGTGGAGGAGATGCCACGGAGAGCAGTGTGGTTGTCCAACTTGGACCTGGTGCGTCGTGTCAATCACACGCCGAGCGTCTACTTCTACAAGCCTGATCAAAACTGTAGGTCAAACTTCTTCGACCCGGCGGTGCTAAAGCACGCGCTATCCAAGGCCCTCGTGCTCTTCTACCCCTTGGCTGGCCGTCTCAAGCAAAACGGGGGCCGTTTGGAGATCGATTGCAATGCGGAGGGCGTGCTGTTTGTTGTGGCGGAGACCACCTCTGTTGACCTTGATTACTTAGGCGACTTTGCACCCACTGACGAGTTCAGCAACCTCATTCCCTCTGTTGATAGTTCTGTTGGCCTTTCCTCTTATCCCCTCCTGGTGTTGCAG GTCACACACTTCAAATGCGGTGGAGTGGCAGTTGGTGTTGGTATACCACATTGTGTAGCTGATGGAGTTTCTGGTTTCCACTTTATAAATACATGGTCGGAAATGGCTCGTGGCAATCTTGATGACCTTACAAATATTCCACCACACATAGACAGGACATTACTTCGTGCCCAAGACCCGCCTCAGCCTAACGTTGAGTACCAACCTTTTGGAACCCTAAAAAAACCCCTCTGCAGCACAAAAGACGGTAATGTTGAGAGCACAACCGTCTCAATGTTCAGATTGACGAGGGACCAACTCAATATCTTGAAAGCCAAGTCTAAGGAAGATGGGAACACGGTCAACTATAGCACATATGAGATATTAGCAGGTCATGTTTGGAGATGTGCATCCAAGGCACGCGAACTTCCCGTTGATGAAAAGACCAACCTACATGTTGTTGTTGAGGGACGTTCCCGACTGCAACCCCCACTCCCACTTGGTTTCTTTGGCAATGTGATTGTCACAGCTACCATTATTTCCACGGTGGGGGATCTCCAATCAAAACCAACATGGTATGCTTCAAGTTGTATTCGCAATGCTATATCGCAGATTAACGGCAATTATTTTAGATCAGCAATTGACTTCCTTGAGCTTCAGCCTGATCTTTCAGCCCTTGTTGTCGGGGCTGATTCTCTTAGGTCCCCTAATCTTGGAATAACTAGTTGGGTTAGGTTGCCATCTTACGACGCTGATTTCGGATGGGGTCGACCTATTTTTGTGGGACCTTGTGGAATTCCATTTGAGGGGAAGGCTTTCGTATTAGGAAGTGCAACTAATGATGGGAGTTTATCAGTCGCCATTTGTCTGCAATCCAAGCATATGAAATCATTTTCAAAGTTGTTCTATGACATATAA